In Xylocopa sonorina isolate GNS202 chromosome 4, iyXylSono1_principal, whole genome shotgun sequence, the sequence aataattactgTATAATAAATTTATGTGTTCAAATATATCTTGAACTTTTAAAAGATACATAATAATCATTTGCTACTTACAAAGGAAAGTATGACTCTGGTTTACTGATATATAATCCAAATAGTGGAAATAAATTTCTTAATATATCATACTGCAATTGTTCTGCACCACCAACATTAAAATGATTTACTAGCACAACTTCTTCTAAAAGGAACTATAAGAATAAAAGAAATTGCTGTTtatgtaaataattaatataaaaaatatatatatatagaataatTTCAAAATTAACAATTGACCTGATCAAATTGCGAAGCTAAATTTTTCCAAGCTTGGTAAAAAAGTGGTGAAGCAAGTCTATTGTGTAGCAGATTGAGTTGTGTTGCTaattcttgaaacataggatagCCACTTTGTGTAACAGATAAAGAAATCATTTCTTTACTAGATGGCATTGCAAACCATCTGCAAAAAAACATAGTATTAGTTCATTTTATACTTATTCTCAATTTGTGTATAACAAATACCATACACAATTCTCTTTTGACAATTTATTTACATGCTGACTGTACTTACTTATCAGTTCTATATGATCTACTTTTTGCTTTTACATCTAAAAGCACAGAATCACTAATTTCATTTATTAATTCCTTTTCTAATCTTCTTAGGAGAGCAACAGCCTCATCAAACACAGAACCTTCGACTTCACCTACATTTTTAATATCACTTCCTTCTAATGTAGCAGTCTCCACTACTTCAAATTGTTTTTTAAAAAAATGCAATTGCAAAAAGTGCTAGAAATAACATAATCAAGTGATATAACAGTATAAAATCTAATCTGTAACCATTTCCTATCTTTAAAATACTCACAACTGTTATACCCCATTCTTCCAGTACTGTTGCAACATAATGCAATGTATTTAGAATACATGGCATAAGGGAAGTTAAAGGGTCTTCATAATTTTCATGTAACAACTGAATCAATCTAATTCTCCAATCATCGATCAATTCTAATTGCAGTTCGAGAAACTGTAATCTTTATAATTGAATTTTtggtaatattatattatatattatgtaaGAAATGACAAGtgtaatatattattaatttctcTGATATGAAAAACCCATTCATAATCAAATTATTATTACCTGTGACCTGGTTGAGGTAAATGTTTATATCTGTCAGAAATTGTTGTTAGAAGAGTTAAAAAAGCATCTGCACATTCAGTTACTTTCATATCATCAGTATCAGAATTCGATAATTTTTCCCAAGCTGTGTTTGAACTCAACATAGCATCCATTTTTTCTGCCGCATCTAACAATATACCATGTtattaaacacagaaatgatgttcatatattgtatatataatttatatttacgtttataaattatatacacaaatacatagcaatttaaataaaaaaaaacataaTACTTTTTAAGATTACATTTTTTTTCCACGTTAATCCACTTAACAAAGATATGAGCTTGTGTAAGTACAACAATAGTTGCTGGTTGAGTTGGAGGATAAAGTAACGTCTCTCTTAATTCTCTTTCAAAACCTAAAGCTTCATCAACTAAATGAGCAAATAAAGCATCGTCATATTGTACTATTGATAATTCGGAATGAAGTTTTTCAACTGCTAATTGTACTAAAACCCGCATAAATTCTACCTATTACAACAGAGTAGTTACAAtacgtattatatatatatatagatatatatatgtatacataaatgTATATTGAATTGTATATTACCTTCATATCCACATGATTAAGACCTACTGAATTTGCAGCAGGTTGTACATTTTTCTGTACCCACTGTACATGATCTTTAATCCATGTTATTATTTGAGTAAAGAACCATTCTGGCTTATCTTGCCGATTTGTTAACTTGGATcctgtgaaatgatatataaACCTTTGTCTAAGTGGCCTGACCAGTAGCGAAACTGGTAAACTCACAGGAGTAAAATCAGTCAATAATATCGATGTTACTAGAGGCATTACAGGTTCTTCTCTACATATATTTAATCAAAGACAAAATATACTTTTCTAAATgatacaaatgaatttaatgaaaGTGCAAATATAAAAGTTGTATTATTATAAGGATACGGTAATTGCAAATGTAATAAATATTCTGTAACTATTTTGAATTTCATTAATGTTTCTGGCATAGGTGCATGTATCACATTTGCATTACTTCCACAGAAAGGCCACTTTAATGTCTTTAGTATATCATTGTACTCTCTGAAAATTGTTATATACGTTTTTATACATAGTCATATTTTCCTTAGaagtattaatattaaaataaaaataggtACTTGGATAATTTATCCTTTATAAGATTATGCCAAAAATGAAGCGTCTCTTTTACATAGTTCTGAAGATAATGACACTTCGATGATTGTAATTGGCAACTAATATTTGTAAGATCTGTATACAATGAAATTGTTGATTCATCATCGCTGTTTGTTAAAGATACTTGTATCTCATCGCTAAAACCATGTAGTAAACTTTTAAAGTTAAcaatgaatatgaagtataaggAAATGAATGATAATTTACCTAATGTTTTCAATGTATTTTATAAAATTCAAATACGACAGTGATTTATCTAAATAACTTATGGTATCTATAATTTTCTGCATTTCTAAACTTTTATCATCCTCGTGCATGGTTTCTTCTATGTCACTTCTGAATTCCGCACATGTTTCTTCTAATCGTTGGATTTCTATGCTTATTCTTTCAACACTTTCTATGACTGTTTTTACCCTTGACGTAGCTTCGGTGGATGCCATCGACAGCTAATGTTTAAAGGACAATTGTAAAGATAGATCAAATTCAGCAAAATTTTCATAACGTTCATACTAGCAACTATAGATTTTTAAATACATACCGATTTTTCgatttcattcttttgtttGCTAAGGCATTCTTGAAGTTCATATATCTTGTTAAGTCCTTGTAAATCGGTTCCTAACTCAGCATTAAACTTTTGTAAAACTGTTTCTTTCATATCTATCATGATGATATGTTTCAAATATCTTCTACTACTCTATTAACATTACAAGTTTAGTAATTTAAGGTTTCGGACAATGAATTTATTAACTCATCAATGAAACTGAAATACGATGCAGTGTCAACATGAAATTGAAAAAAGATTAAAGTTAACCTTCTTTCGATCGTTAAGAGTACACATGTACCTGTCACCACTGCAGTCAATCATCGTACTAATTATTTtcagcgaagtaaactaaacTCCCACTGTGAAGGTAAGAGAGagtaagatatataagaaagctataagaaagagtgagacagctaATACCGACTCTACTctggaacccgtggcgccatctctgtaaaaagtgctcaaactggtcgcacagcgttatcgacagcgaagtgaactagtgtagcactagcgccatctctacggaaagtagtgaaactaatgGCGGACTAGTTTCAGTTCttctccgagagatggcgctagtgcttcagtagttcacttcactgtcgataacgctgtgcgaccagtttgagcactttttacagagatggcgctaccaGTCCCAAagtagtttacttcactgtcgataatgatgtgcgaccagtttgagctcttttcgcagagatggcgccactaagCTAGAAAAACGCGGTTAATTTAAAACTTAATAAATAGGTACTGAAATAAAATTTCGCAGAATGCGCACAGTTGCATCTTGAATTTACGACAGACTTGACAGTATTTACGACAATGTAATATCAGAGAATATGTTTCGTCAATGAGATCATTGTTTACTTGTGACACTTCGTATGCTTATTCTTAGAAACAGCGAATAGTAATACTAAAAGGAGACATGATTAATGTATGACAAATAGAAGGGTGTATAGTGCGCAcacaaaaatattttattttataaaatattgcaAATAATATTTAGACAAGAAAAAATTAACGTTCAGTTTCAATTACACAAATATACATAGTAATGACAATCATTTAACTGTTACTTGAACTGCATACACACGTTCCCGCATCGTTATTTACGTTTAATGGATCATCGTCATTTCGGTATTTGAACAGGAATGGCAACGCTCTTCCAGCAAATACTGATCCTTTAATTAAACTTGG encodes:
- the Rint1 gene encoding RAD50 interactor 1, whose translation is MIDMKETVLQKFNAELGTDLQGLNKIYELQECLSKQKNEIEKSLSMASTEATSRVKTVIESVERISIEIQRLEETCAEFRSDIEETMHEDDKSLEMQKIIDTISYLDKSLSYLNFIKYIENISDEIQVSLTNSDDESTISLYTDLTNISCQLQSSKCHYLQNYVKETLHFWHNLIKDKLSKEYNDILKTLKWPFCGSNANVIHAPMPETLMKFKIVTEYLLHLQLPEEPVMPLVTSILLTDFTPVSLPVSLLVRPLRQRFIYHFTGSKLTNRQDKPEWFFTQIITWIKDHVQWVQKNVQPAANSVGLNHVDMKVEFMRVLVQLAVEKLHSELSIVQYDDALFAHLVDEALGFERELRETLLYPPTQPATIVVLTQAHIFVKWINVEKKYAAEKMDAMLSSNTAWEKLSNSDTDDMKVTECADAFLTLLTTISDRYKHLPQPGHRLQFLELQLELIDDWRIRLIQLLHENYEDPLTSLMPCILNTLHYVATVLEEWGITVHFLQLHFFKKQFEVVETATLEGSDIKNVGEVEGSVFDEAVALLRRLEKELINEISDSVLLDVKAKSRSYRTDKWFAMPSSKEMISLSVTQSGYPMFQELATQLNLLHNRLASPLFYQAWKNLASQFDQFLLEEVVLVNHFNVGGAEQLQYDILRNLFPLFGLYISKPESYFPLIKEACILLNIMLGSAMLLVEALNNSNETATKEILADVGVYKMSSELALRVIGTRTDITYI